The following are encoded in a window of Oncorhynchus mykiss isolate Arlee chromosome Y, USDA_OmykA_1.1, whole genome shotgun sequence genomic DNA:
- the pigs gene encoding GPI transamidase component PIG-S isoform X1: protein MAAIEVERHRGRLAALAIAVVVIAVGVPLWWKTTETYRAWLPVTQINQLAQLQLQLSVEVEVVFSRGTLTAEHQKKIDPTHTRLEEHPVDETTVLSYRYETRYRTATIMEEDALNQPTAAETDESLHLLSESPCGSVVIYVVPESTTLLPEGVSVYVGQRRTALLRAGRPMRVGVGLKEVLAHLETQVQQVLKVMSFSHSDITAALSDRVRLDYSSREGLADSMRAFKSSPGYEITFSLLNPDPKSHHLHWDIEAAVQSYIQPLLSKLAPVADFSLDSQILYYAVLGVNPRFDPSLNAYTLNADSLSHVINPVEARLGSSAASSNPVLNFLLYVPDARHSPLYITDHRKYTVVSNAFSSPRWGGIMVYNVNGTELPVHINIDMTRVMGVFLAQLRLMLGVQSSTPPPGFLVGPCGPAGLADWELDRLLWSRSVENVATATTTITSLAQLLDQIGNIVINDNIAEQVSAAVASLQLAVGQLEAGNLGLALQYSKEAILHSERAFFDPSLLHLLYFPDDQKFAIYIPLFLPMCVPILLSLLKMAAEARQRRRERQDKKE from the exons CTACAGTTGAGTGTGGAAGTGGAGGTGGTGTTCTCTAGAGGAACTCTGACTGCTGAACACCAGAAGAAGATtgatcccacacacacacgcctggagGAGCACCCTGTGGACG AGACCACAGTGTTGAGTTACAGGTATGAGACTAGATACAGGACAGCTACCATCATGGAGGAAGATGCTCTGAACCAGCCCACTGCAGCAG AGACGGATGAGTCTCTTCATCTGCTCAGTGAGAGCCCCTGTGGCTCCGTGGTCATCTATGTGGTCCCAGAATCCACCACACTGCTACCTGAG GGTGTGAGTGTGTACGTGGGTCAGAGGCGGACGGCGCTGTTGCGTGCGGGGAGGCCAATGAGAGTGGGCGTCGGCCTGAAGGAGGTGCTAGCCCACCTGGAGACCCAGGTACAACAGGTTCTCAAGGTCATGTCATTCAGCCACAGTGACATCACCGCAGCCCTTAGCGACCGCGTCCGCCTCGACTACAGTAGCAGGGAGGGTCTGGCCGACAGCATGAGAGCCTTCAAGTCCAGCCCAG GTTATGAAATAACCTTCAGCCTGTTGAACCCTGACCCTAAGTCTCACCATCTGCACTGGGACATAGAGGCAGCAGTCCAGAGTTATATCCAGCCTCTCCTGTCGAAGCTGGCCCCGGTGGCCGACTTCAGTCTGGACTCACAGATCCTCTACTACGCTGTCCTAGGGGTCAACCCACGTTTTGATCCCTCACTCAACGCCTACACACTCAACGCTGACAGCCTGTCTCACGTCATTAACCCCGTAGAGGCCAGGCTGG gctcCAGCGCTGCGTCATCCAACCCTGTCCTGAACTTCCTGCTGTACGTTCCAGACGCACGTCACTCCCCCCTCTACATCACCGACCACCGCAAATACACTGTTGTCTCCAACGCCTTCAGCTCCCCGCGCTGGGGTGGCAtcatg gtgTATAATGTCAATGGGACCGAGCTTCCTGTTCACATCAACATAGACATGACCAGAGTGATGGGAGTCTTCCTAGCACAGCTACG gCTGATGCTGGGTGTCCAGTCGTCAACCCCTCCCCCTGGCTTCCTGGTTGGCCCGTGTGGCCCAGCGGGATTGGCTGACTGGGAGTTGGATCGCCTCCTGTGGAGTCGCAGTGTAGAGAACGTTGCCACGGCAACGACAACTATCACCTCATTGGCCCAGCTGCTGGACCAGATAGGAAACATCGTCATCAACGACAACATcgcagaacag GTGTCAGCAGCAGTTGCCTCTCTCCAGTTGGCTGTGGGTCAGTTGGAGGCGGGGAACCTGGGCCTGGCCCTGCAGTACAGTAAGGAAGCTATCCTCCATTCAGAACGAGCCTTCTTcgacccctccctcctccacctcctctatttCCCTGACGATCAGAAGTTTGCCatctacatccctctcttcctgcccATGTGTGTCCCCATCCTGCTCTCACTGCTCAAGATGGCCGCCGAGGCACGCCAGAGGCGACGGGAGAGACAGGACAAGAAGGAGTGA
- the pigs gene encoding GPI transamidase component PIG-S isoform X2: protein MEEDALNQPTAAETDESLHLLSESPCGSVVIYVVPESTTLLPEGVSVYVGQRRTALLRAGRPMRVGVGLKEVLAHLETQVQQVLKVMSFSHSDITAALSDRVRLDYSSREGLADSMRAFKSSPGYEITFSLLNPDPKSHHLHWDIEAAVQSYIQPLLSKLAPVADFSLDSQILYYAVLGVNPRFDPSLNAYTLNADSLSHVINPVEARLGSSAASSNPVLNFLLYVPDARHSPLYITDHRKYTVVSNAFSSPRWGGIMVYNVNGTELPVHINIDMTRVMGVFLAQLRLMLGVQSSTPPPGFLVGPCGPAGLADWELDRLLWSRSVENVATATTTITSLAQLLDQIGNIVINDNIAEQVSAAVASLQLAVGQLEAGNLGLALQYSKEAILHSERAFFDPSLLHLLYFPDDQKFAIYIPLFLPMCVPILLSLLKMAAEARQRRRERQDKKE, encoded by the exons ATGGAGGAAGATGCTCTGAACCAGCCCACTGCAGCAG AGACGGATGAGTCTCTTCATCTGCTCAGTGAGAGCCCCTGTGGCTCCGTGGTCATCTATGTGGTCCCAGAATCCACCACACTGCTACCTGAG GGTGTGAGTGTGTACGTGGGTCAGAGGCGGACGGCGCTGTTGCGTGCGGGGAGGCCAATGAGAGTGGGCGTCGGCCTGAAGGAGGTGCTAGCCCACCTGGAGACCCAGGTACAACAGGTTCTCAAGGTCATGTCATTCAGCCACAGTGACATCACCGCAGCCCTTAGCGACCGCGTCCGCCTCGACTACAGTAGCAGGGAGGGTCTGGCCGACAGCATGAGAGCCTTCAAGTCCAGCCCAG GTTATGAAATAACCTTCAGCCTGTTGAACCCTGACCCTAAGTCTCACCATCTGCACTGGGACATAGAGGCAGCAGTCCAGAGTTATATCCAGCCTCTCCTGTCGAAGCTGGCCCCGGTGGCCGACTTCAGTCTGGACTCACAGATCCTCTACTACGCTGTCCTAGGGGTCAACCCACGTTTTGATCCCTCACTCAACGCCTACACACTCAACGCTGACAGCCTGTCTCACGTCATTAACCCCGTAGAGGCCAGGCTGG gctcCAGCGCTGCGTCATCCAACCCTGTCCTGAACTTCCTGCTGTACGTTCCAGACGCACGTCACTCCCCCCTCTACATCACCGACCACCGCAAATACACTGTTGTCTCCAACGCCTTCAGCTCCCCGCGCTGGGGTGGCAtcatg gtgTATAATGTCAATGGGACCGAGCTTCCTGTTCACATCAACATAGACATGACCAGAGTGATGGGAGTCTTCCTAGCACAGCTACG gCTGATGCTGGGTGTCCAGTCGTCAACCCCTCCCCCTGGCTTCCTGGTTGGCCCGTGTGGCCCAGCGGGATTGGCTGACTGGGAGTTGGATCGCCTCCTGTGGAGTCGCAGTGTAGAGAACGTTGCCACGGCAACGACAACTATCACCTCATTGGCCCAGCTGCTGGACCAGATAGGAAACATCGTCATCAACGACAACATcgcagaacag GTGTCAGCAGCAGTTGCCTCTCTCCAGTTGGCTGTGGGTCAGTTGGAGGCGGGGAACCTGGGCCTGGCCCTGCAGTACAGTAAGGAAGCTATCCTCCATTCAGAACGAGCCTTCTTcgacccctccctcctccacctcctctatttCCCTGACGATCAGAAGTTTGCCatctacatccctctcttcctgcccATGTGTGTCCCCATCCTGCTCTCACTGCTCAAGATGGCCGCCGAGGCACGCCAGAGGCGACGGGAGAGACAGGACAAGAAGGAGTGA